From Cytophagales bacterium, the proteins below share one genomic window:
- a CDS encoding DUF6261 family protein: MLNKLRTSLLLPAELVETINSYLEIIPVTESSDAFLNVVTGLLREDVSRLSDAITAVRVNTLVNEVAELDAVRDDLFIGFRDMVDATKRRRDVALVQAHAAVWPVIEKAGTTLYALGYVAQSGRLEALFTELDKANHQTALATMGVNDIYTELKQAQQEFSEKYITRLDVDSQKTYPTMGEAKKKAVTHVNVLIDAINVLEEVNPGTYTDLIARFNVITASIMSVARTRKTRNESDTTSNEITEEEIAVI; the protein is encoded by the coding sequence ATGCTTAATAAGCTAAGAACAAGCTTACTCCTACCTGCAGAACTGGTAGAAACCATCAACAGCTATCTTGAAATCATTCCGGTTACGGAATCGTCGGACGCTTTCCTTAATGTGGTGACGGGGCTGCTCAGAGAAGATGTGTCTCGACTCAGTGATGCCATTACGGCCGTCCGGGTAAACACACTGGTCAATGAGGTGGCTGAGTTGGATGCGGTGAGGGATGACTTGTTCATCGGATTCAGGGACATGGTAGATGCAACCAAACGCCGAAGAGATGTTGCGCTGGTTCAAGCGCATGCGGCCGTATGGCCAGTAATCGAAAAAGCGGGCACCACCCTTTATGCCCTGGGCTATGTGGCCCAAAGTGGTCGGCTAGAAGCCTTGTTTACTGAACTGGACAAAGCAAATCATCAAACGGCCCTGGCAACGATGGGTGTCAATGATATTTACACGGAACTTAAACAAGCGCAGCAGGAGTTCTCCGAGAAGTACATCACGCGCCTGGATGTAGACAGCCAGAAAACCTACCCCACGATGGGTGAAGCCAAAAAGAAAGCAGTCACACATGTCAATGTCCTGATCGATGCCATCAATGTGCTGGAAGAGGTCAATCCGGGGACTTACACGGATCTGATCGCACGATTTAACGTCATCACCGCTTCGATCATGTCTGTGGCCCGAACGCGCAAGACCCGTAATGAATCGGATACTACCAGCAATGAAATCACAGAAGAAGAGATCGCAGTGATTTAA